A genomic stretch from Scomber scombrus chromosome 8, fScoSco1.1, whole genome shotgun sequence includes:
- the ncbp2 gene encoding nuclear cap-binding protein subunit 2, with protein MSAKLSALTSDSHIDISQYRDQHFKGNRYEQEKLLKGSHTLYVGNLSFYTTEEQVYELFSKSGDVKRIIIGLDKVKKTACGFCFVEYYSRGDAEHAMRFVNGTRLDDRIIRTDWDTGFKEGRQFGRGKSGGQVRDEYRQDYDPARGGYGKLAQQHRVGEVRNSF; from the exons ATGTCTGCTAAATTAAGCGCTCTGACCAGCGACTCTCATATTGATATCAGTCAATACAGAGACCAGCATTTCAAG gggAACCGCTATGAACAGGAGAAGCTGCTAAAGGGTAGCCACACACTGTATGTGGGAAACCTCTCCTTCTACACCACTGAAGAGCAG GTATACGAGTTGTTTTCTAAAAGCGGAGACGTCAAGCGCATCATCATCGGCCTGGATAAAGTCAAGAAGACAGCCTGCGGGTTCTGCTTCGTAGA ATATTACTCACGTGGAGACGCAGAACACGCCATGCGCTTCGTTAACGGCACTCGGCTGGACGACCGCATCATCAGGACAGACTGGGACACCGGCTTCAAGGAGGGACGGCAGTTCGGCCGCGGCAAGTCTGGAGGACAG gtgagAGACGAGTACAGGCAGGACTACGACCCAGCCAGAGGCGGCTACGGTAAGCTGGCTCAGCAGCATCGAGTCGGAGAGGTGCGCAACAGTTTTTAG